In Pseudomonas sp. HR96, the DNA window GTACCACAGCTCCGGCGCGCACAGGGGCAGCACCTCGTCATGGAACAACGGCACCGCCTCGAACGAGGCGTAGTGATAGTCGCCATAGCTGATGCGCAGGTCGACGTCGTGGCGCCCCATGTCCACCGGATCGTCCTCCACGCGCACGTCCACAGACAGCTGCGGGTGCACCTCGAGCAGCTGCGCCAGACGCGGCGCCAGCCAGTATTCGGCCAGGGAAAACGGCACACTGACGATCAGCCGGGTGCGCAGCTCGCCTTCCAGAATGCGCACGGTCATCGCGGCGATGTCGCCCAACGCCCGCGAGGTCTGCGGGTAGATGGCCAACCCGGCATCGGTCAGGGCCAGGCGGTTGCCGTTGCGCGAGAAAAGCTTCTTGCCGAAATACTCTTCCAGATGGCGGATCTGCTGACTGACGGCGGCCGAAGACACCCCCAGCTCCTGCCCGGCCATGACAAAACTGCCGAGCCGCGCCGCCACCTCGAAGGTGCGCACGGCATTGAGTGGCGGTAAACGTTGCATCACACGCCCCTTGCACAAGTTTTTCTGGGGGGAGCCTAACAATTTGTGCCGTTGTTGCGAAGATTTACGTGGGTTACGTTGGCACTCATCGTCAAACTCGCAAAGAGGGGCTGCCATGGACAACCCGATCGACCTGCAACGCTACCCACTGGATCGCGTCGGCAGCGTGCAATGGCACGAACTGGTGGCCCAGGCGCGCGACGACCTGCACCAGCACGGCATGTTCAACCTCGAAGGCTTCGTCGCCCAGGAGCAGGTGCGCCTGGCCGTCGAGCGCATTGTGCCGACCATGGCCAGCCAATCCCACGAACACAAGCGCACCCACAACATCTACTTCAAGCCGCAGCTGGACGGATTGCCGCCCGACCACCCGGCCCTGCGCACGGTCGAGACGGTCAGCCACACGCTGTGCGGCGATCAACTGCAAGACAGCCTGGTGACCGCCATTTACGAGTACCCGCCTTTGCTGAACTTTCTCGCGGCGGTCATGGACAAGCCGGCGCTGCACGTGATGGCCGACCCGCTGGCCCGGGTCAATGTGATGAGCTATCGCCACGGCGAAACGCTGAACTGGCATTTCGACCGCTCCGAGTTCACCACCACCCTGCTGTTGCAGGCGCCCGAGGCCGGCGGCCAGTTCCAGTACCGCAGCGACCTGCGCAGCGAGAGCGACCCCAATTACGCCGGTGTGGCCCGATTGCTGGAGGGCCGCGATCCGCAGGTGCAGACCCTGGCCCTGCGCGCCGGCACGCTCAACGTGTTTCGCGGCAAGCACACCGCCCACCGCGTCACCCCGGTGCAAGGCCTGCGCGAGCGCATGGTCGCGGTGTTCTCCTATTACGAACGACCTGGCGTGGTGTTCAGCGCCGAAGAACGGCTGGGGTTCTACGGCCGCGCCTCCTGAGCGCCGCCTTGGGTTGTCAAAACTATAAAAGCTGCACACCTGCTTGCCCCTGCCGACCACTTTGAGCCTCTTGGGGAAACACATGCATTGCAGAAAAAGCCTGACCCGTACCTTGCTGGCCGGCGCCGCCTTGACCGGCAGCCTGCTGTTCGCCCACCTCGCCAGTGCCAAGCCATGGACCTCGGTGCTGGTGGCCACAGAGGGCGCCTACGAGCCGTGGAACACTACCCTGGCCAACGGCGAGATCGCCGGCTTCGAGCCCGAACTGCTCAAGGACCTGTGCGGCCGTATGCAGATGCAATGCACGCTGCAGGCCCAGGACTGGGACGGCATGATCGCCGGGCTCAATGCCGGCAAGTTCGACGTGATGATGGATGCCATCGTGGTCACTCCGGACCGCGAGAAGGTCATCGCCTTCGGCAAGCCCTACGCAGCGACCCAGGGGGTGTTCGTCAGTGCCGACCAAGGCTTGATCGCCAGCCTGCCGAGCAATCAGATCATCAAACTCAGCGGCGATCAGAAGGCCGACCAGACGGTGATCGACAGCCTCAAGCCGATGCTCAAGGGCAAGACCATCGGCATCCAGTCGGGCACCGCCTACACCGATTTCATCGAAACCAACTTCAAGGACATCGCGACGATTCGCGAATACAAGAAGTCCGGCGAGCACGTCATGGACCTGACCGCCGGGCGCATCGACTTTGCCTTCGACGACGTGACCTTCTTTACCTCGGTGCTGGAAAAGCCAGAGAACACTTCGGTGCACATGGTCGGGCCCAAGATCGGCGGGCCGATCTGGGGGCCGGGCGAGGCGCTGGCGTTCCGCCAGGGCGATCAGGACCTCAAGGCCAGGTTCGACCAGGCGCTGAACGCGGCCCTGGCCGACGGCACCGTGAGGAAACTCTCGCAGAAGTGGTTCAAGGCGGATATTACGCCGTGAAGGGGGCGCCCTCCCCGACCTGCCGCGTCTAGCGCCGCGCCAGCTCGTGCTTGATGCAGCCATCGTAGTAGGCCCGCTTGACGGCCAAAGGCCCCAGGCGGCTCTTGCTGTGATAGGTCTGGTCGGTGATGCCCAGGGCCATCTTGCGCATCCAGCCTTAGGAGTAATGGCGGGTCTGAATCTTCTTGTGGGCGCTCCACAGGCTCACGCCCGCCAGTTTGGACTGCTGCGCGCCGCGCGCCGTCTCGGCGCCCCATTTGCACATCTGCAGATCCTTGGGGCGCAGATCACGCGCCTGCACGGCGTCCGCGCCCGCTGCCAGCAACAGCCCTGCCACTACAGTCGTCATCCACCGCATACCGCACCCATAAGCCATCATATTGAATCGAAATATTACCGAAATTCAACAGGTTGAAGGGGCCATCATTGAGCCCCTACGGATGGCGTCGGTGGACGGTCAGGACTGTTTGCTGTCCTGCCCCCCCGCGCGGCGGGCGGACATTTCGCGCGAGACGATCGGGATGATGCGCACCAGGTCGACCACATAACGCTTGGCCAGGCGCTGCGGCTCGCTGAGGATACGATGGGCCCACTCCAGCGAGAGCTTCTGCACCCACTCCGGAGCACGCTTGACCTTGCCCGAGACGAAGTTCAGCGAAGCGCCGGCGCACAGGCCCATGCCCACCGCGCCGCCGCGCTCCATGACCTTGAGCGCCAGTTCTTCCTGGCGTGGCGCGCCAACCGAGTAGATGATCAGGCGAGCCGGGTGGGCGATCACGTAATCCACGGTCTTTTCGACCTCGGCCGGTTGCTTGATGAAGCCCATCGGCGGGTTGTAATGGTTGAAGCGGATGGCCGGGTACTTGGCACGCAGGCTGTCCATGACCTCGTCTTCGCAACCGATCACGGTGATCGGCCAGGCCTGCTGCTGGGCCACGTCGAGCATGGCCACGGTCAGGGTACTGCCGGGGATTACCTCGGAAATGTTGGCGCCCAGCTTGTTCATCCACGGCAGCAGGATTCGGCTGTCGCAGATACGGAAGGTCGCATTCTGGTAGGCGGCGATCAGCCCCTGGTGGCGGTCGTGCTCAAGCATGACCACGTGGTTGACGTTGGCGGTGACCACGTAGCCATAGGGGCCACGGCTCAGCACTTCGAGTTCCTTGACGAACTCGGGCAAAGTGCCTGTGTACAAATCGATACCGAAAACTTTCATTGGCCAGTCCTTGAATCGCATCATCGAGTTGCCGCCTGCCCGTTGACTCAGGACAGTGGCACGCCGTCACGAACTCGCCCGCGGGCGATCAGTGGGAAACTGCACGGGCGGCCCTTGGGGCCCCAGTTGCAATTTCGGGCTTGTGTTTCGCTTAGGCTTATGCCCGGAGCCGGGCGTAGTACGCGTGTCTGCGCCGCCTCTACTGACGCCGCCTCTACAGACCCTGTATCGGCCAATTTGTTGCCGACTGCAGCCTATATCGTTGCGGTTTTTTTTCGCCAGAGAGAGCTGGGGGGGCTTCCATCGCCCTTGTCGTGCGCCACTGCGAGTGGTGCACTTATATCATTTAGCCACTACTGCAGGAAAGTGCTGCCCATCCAGTCTACTCCAGCACCGGAAAGAGTGAGCATTGTCTGTTACAACTTGACCGCGAGCTAGAGCGGTCGGCGCGCCGATCGTCGGGCAGCGCGGCGACCAGTGGCCTTGCCTGGTGCCGCCGCTGCCCCTGCGGTGCTAGACCTTGAAGCGCATCACCACCTGATTGAGGCCAACTGCCAGCTGCGACAACTCGCCGCTGGCGGCGGAGGTCTGGTGGGCACCGGCAGCGGTCTGGGTCGACAGGTCGCGAATGCTGGTCAGGTTGCGGTCCACTTCACGGGCCACCTGAGCCTGCTGCTCGGTGGCCGTGGCGATGCTGGTGTTGCGTTCGTTGATCTGCACGATGGCAGCGGTGATCTCGGCCAGGGCCTGGCCGGCGGCTGCCGCCACATCGAGGCTGGCGCGGGCCCGCTCGCTGCTGGTGCCCATGGCGCTGACCGCCTTGCTGGCGCCGCCCTGGATCGAGCTGATCATCTTCTCGATCTCTGCGGTGGACTGCTGTGTACGATGCGCCAACGCCCGCACCTCGTCGGCGACCACGGCAAAGCCTCGGCCCGCTTCGCCGGCACGGGCGGCTTCGATGGCGGCGTTGAGCGCCAGCAGATTGGTCTGCTCGGCGATGCCGCGGATCACATCGAGAACGCCGCTGATGCCCTGCACCTGTACGGCCAGGCCGTCGATCTCGTCGGCGGTCACGCCCACGGCCGTGTGCAGCTCGGTAATCACCTGCACTGTCTCCTGCACGCGCTGGCTGCCATGCTCGGCCGACTGGCTGGAGTCACGGGCCGCCGTGGAGGCCAGGGCGGCGTTGCGCGCCACTTCCTCGACCGCCGCGCTCATCTGGTTGATGGCGGTGGCGGCCTGGTTGATTTCGTCGTTCTGGCGCTGAATGCCGCGCATCGCGTCTTCGGTGACGGCGGTCATTTCCTCGGAGGTGGAGGCAAGTTGGTTGGACGAGTCGCCCAGCTCGCCCAGGGTGCGCCGCAGGTTCTGCTGCATCAAGGCCAGCGCTGCCAGCAGGCGAGCCGGCTCGTCGCGGCCCCGCTGGTCGATGCTATGGCTGAAGTCGTTGCGGGCGATCTGTTCAGCCACGGCCAGCGCGTCGGCAATCGGCGCGGTCAGGCTGCGGGTGAACAACCCGGCCAGCAGCAGGGTCGCGGCCAGGGCCACCACCACGGCGGCGATGGTGACGTTGCGTGACTGCTGGTAGGTCTGGTCGGCGGCCGCGGCCGAGCGTTCGACCTTGCCGTCGGCAAGGTCGCCGATGGTGGCGATCTCCTGGGCCAGTTTTTCTGCGGCCTGGGTCATTTCACCGCTGGCCGACGTCAGGCTACTGACCAATTCAGTGCGCTTGTTTTCCACGGCATCGAGAAAGCGCGCGTGCACTGCCAGGTAGGCGCTCAGATCGCGTTGCATGTCGCTGAACACCTGCTTGCCCTGGTCGCTGACCAGCAACGGCTGCAACTGCCGGACATCGGTGTCCAGGCCCGCACGCGCTTGCGCGATGCGCTGCTGGGCCATATTGGAAGTGGCCGTATCCTGGGCGTTGCGCAGGTTGCCGTTGTACAGGCGGATGCTCAACAGGTCGTTCTTGATCTGACCGATGGCGCGCACGGTGGGCAGCACGTTGTTCTGGATCTCCTCGCGCGACGCTTTCAAGTCGGCTGACTGCAGCAGCGAAAACACGCCGAGCGCCGCCACCAGCAAGGCGAAAAAACCAAAACACAGCAATGAGCGAGGAGCAATATTCAGCGATCTGAGGTTCATGCGAGCCTTCCGGCAGTTGAAAGTGGATATCCGCCTTATCGTCAAAAATCGTTTCAGCTTTAATCGCCCAACGTCTTGTCTGCTGAATGGTACCGGTTACAGAGCCTACCCTAGAGCCGTTGCCATCATTGAGCTAGTATCTGCCATGGAAGCGTTCCATCGTCCCGAAAGAACGTCTGAATCAGCGTGCGGTCATCAGGTAATGGACGATTCGATGATCGTTGAGGAGAACCCCCATGCAGGAACGACACTCGCTGCCAGCGATGCTCGACAAGCTGTACGAAAACCAGCTGGCCCTGGCGGCCGCCGTCGAGGAGCTGGCGTTGTGGATCGAAGTACGCGCCGACGATGCCGACGTCGCCGGCAACGTGCGCAGCGCGCTGGACACCCTCGACCGCAATGCCGATTTCATAAACGGCACCATTGCCCAGTTGCGAGCGGAAGTCGTGGTGCAGCATCAGGTGGAAGCGGCCAGCCGTTCAGAGCCCACTCCACTTTAGTGAGGGGTAGCTGGAGTCAGGGGTAGCCGGGCGGGATCAAAACCCTTCGCGCACCAATATCTGCTCGATGCTGCTCCTGGCCGGTCGCCCGTAGAACTTCAGCAGTTCGGCCGTGCGGTTGGTGAAAATGCCGTCCACGCCGGCGTCACTGACTTTCTGGAAATCCACCGGGTCGTCCACGGTATACACGTGCACCAGTAGCCCCTTGTCGTGGCTGAGCTGGTTCATCCAGGGTTGCACCAGGTCCATGTAGCTCTGCTCGCCGCCGTGGGTCAGCGCGGCTGAAGGGCCGGTGGCCACCGCGCCGCCGGCCTTGGCGATGTCCAGCCAGCGCTCGAACTCGGCGCGGTCCCTGGGTTGCTGCCTGGCATACCAGGCGGCCTTGTCCGGCTCACCGGAATCGGCGAAGGCGACGCTGGACTGCGGCTCGATGCTGCCAGCACCGACCCACAGCAGCAGCACCTTGGGCACGTGGGGCATCTCTTTGTTCAGCAGCACCAGGCTGTCCTTGTCGAAGGTCTGCAACACCACCTTGTGCTCCCCTTGCAGCCAGCCACGGGCCTTGAGCACATGCTTAAGGTCGCGCTCGATGCCGGGAAACTGCTGCGGCACCTTGGTTTCGATGTACAGCCCGGGGCGGTGCGCCGGGTTGGCTTCGGCGATGTCGATCACCTGGTCGAGGGTCAGTATGTGCAGTTTGCCGTAGCTGTCGCGCGCGCGGGCCGGGTAGGCCTGGTTGAACCAGCTGCCGGCGTCGAGGGTTTTCAGCTCGGCCAGGGTGAAGTCGCTGATTGGCTTGTCCTTGCGCTCAGGGAATTTGCGCGCCACGTCGGTGGTACGTTGCAGGGTGTCGTCATGCATGACGATCAGCACGCCGTCGCGGGTGCGTTGCAGGTCCATTTCCAGATAGTCGGCGCCCAGCTCGCGCGCCAGCACGTAGGACGCGCGGGTGGAT includes these proteins:
- a CDS encoding glycerophosphodiester phosphodiesterase is translated as MSAQWSKHLSQGIIAAWLLVGAEGMARAEDPAVLAERAGIPRPAVIAHRGASFDAPESTRASYVLARELGADYLEMDLQRTRDGVLIVMHDDTLQRTTDVARKFPERKDKPISDFTLAELKTLDAGSWFNQAYPARARDSYGKLHILTLDQVIDIAEANPAHRPGLYIETKVPQQFPGIERDLKHVLKARGWLQGEHKVVLQTFDKDSLVLLNKEMPHVPKVLLLWVGAGSIEPQSSVAFADSGEPDKAAWYARQQPRDRAEFERWLDIAKAGGAVATGPSAALTHGGEQSYMDLVQPWMNQLSHDKGLLVHVYTVDDPVDFQKVSDAGVDGIFTNRTAELLKFYGRPARSSIEQILVREGF
- a CDS encoding LysR substrate-binding domain-containing protein, with amino-acid sequence MQRLPPLNAVRTFEVAARLGSFVMAGQELGVSSAAVSQQIRHLEEYFGKKLFSRNGNRLALTDAGLAIYPQTSRALGDIAAMTVRILEGELRTRLIVSVPFSLAEYWLAPRLAQLLEVHPQLSVDVRVEDDPVDMGRHDVDLRISYGDYHYASFEAVPLFHDEVLPLCAPELWYRHGNQDFELTQVHESLFIHTHWGPNYASHPTWSDWFAAEVGAPAPDPAHGRRSGLSSLSISLARLGCGIALGQKTLARADLESGRLIALSSSSLRLGHAYCAFVPAAKSQRADVRRLLALLSEPPAPG
- a CDS encoding methyl-accepting chemotaxis protein → MGDLADGKVERSAAAADQTYQQSRNVTIAAVVVALAATLLLAGLFTRSLTAPIADALAVAEQIARNDFSHSIDQRGRDEPARLLAALALMQQNLRRTLGELGDSSNQLASTSEEMTAVTEDAMRGIQRQNDEINQAATAINQMSAAVEEVARNAALASTAARDSSQSAEHGSQRVQETVQVITELHTAVGVTADEIDGLAVQVQGISGVLDVIRGIAEQTNLLALNAAIEAARAGEAGRGFAVVADEVRALAHRTQQSTAEIEKMISSIQGGASKAVSAMGTSSERARASLDVAAAAGQALAEITAAIVQINERNTSIATATEQQAQVAREVDRNLTSIRDLSTQTAAGAHQTSAASGELSQLAVGLNQVVMRFKV
- a CDS encoding transporter substrate-binding domain-containing protein, encoding MHCRKSLTRTLLAGAALTGSLLFAHLASAKPWTSVLVATEGAYEPWNTTLANGEIAGFEPELLKDLCGRMQMQCTLQAQDWDGMIAGLNAGKFDVMMDAIVVTPDREKVIAFGKPYAATQGVFVSADQGLIASLPSNQIIKLSGDQKADQTVIDSLKPMLKGKTIGIQSGTAYTDFIETNFKDIATIREYKKSGEHVMDLTAGRIDFAFDDVTFFTSVLEKPENTSVHMVGPKIGGPIWGPGEALAFRQGDQDLKARFDQALNAALADGTVRKLSQKWFKADITP
- a CDS encoding 2OG-Fe(II) oxygenase gives rise to the protein MDNPIDLQRYPLDRVGSVQWHELVAQARDDLHQHGMFNLEGFVAQEQVRLAVERIVPTMASQSHEHKRTHNIYFKPQLDGLPPDHPALRTVETVSHTLCGDQLQDSLVTAIYEYPPLLNFLAAVMDKPALHVMADPLARVNVMSYRHGETLNWHFDRSEFTTTLLLQAPEAGGQFQYRSDLRSESDPNYAGVARLLEGRDPQVQTLALRAGTLNVFRGKHTAHRVTPVQGLRERMVAVFSYYERPGVVFSAEERLGFYGRAS
- a CDS encoding WecB/TagA/CpsF family glycosyltransferase — its product is MKVFGIDLYTGTLPEFVKELEVLSRGPYGYVVTANVNHVVMLEHDRHQGLIAAYQNATFRICDSRILLPWMNKLGANISEVIPGSTLTVAMLDVAQQQAWPITVIGCEDEVMDSLRAKYPAIRFNHYNPPMGFIKQPAEVEKTVDYVIAHPARLIIYSVGAPRQEELALKVMERGGAVGMGLCAGASLNFVSGKVKRAPEWVQKLSLEWAHRILSEPQRLAKRYVVDLVRIIPIVSREMSARRAGGQDSKQS